AGGACTCACAAAGATATAAAACACTGCGACAATTTTCCCCTGTTCTACAGATGTCTCAGAAGGGGGTCTCAGGTACATGCAGAACAGTGTCCCATAAAAGATGGTGACAGCCGTCAAATGGGACCCGCAGGTGGAGAAGGCTTTCCGCCTCCCCTCAGCAGAGCGGATACGCAGAATggctgagaaaatgaaaatgtaggagATCAGAATGATGGTGAGTGAACAAGTAAGGTTGGAGCCAGCCACCACGAACATGGCAGTTTCTTTAACATAAGTATCTGAGCATGCAAGGACTAAGAGAGGTGGGTCTGCACAGTAAAAGTGGTTGATTTCATTGGGTCCACAGAAGGAGAGGCGAAGCATTAGAATGGTCTGTGCCAGACCGTTTGCAAAGCCATAAACATAAGGGGTAGCCacgagagagaagcagacacatcGGGACATCTTGCTGCTATACAACAAGGGTTTGCAGATGGCCAtgtagcggtcataggccatcactGTGAGCATATAATAATCAGTGATCACCAGGGCAATGAAAAAGTGGAATTGTATCATGCAACCCAGAAATGAAATGGATTTTCTCTTGGATAAGAAATGAACCAGCATCTGCGGACTGACGTTGGTGGTATAACAGAGATCCACAAAGGAGAGGTGActgaggaagaaatacattggAGTGTGAAGTTTTGAGTCACTTCTGATCAGCAAAATCATGCTCACGTTGCCGATTACCGTGATAAGGTAGATGACTAGGAAGACTACAAAAAGGACAGGCTGCAACTCAGCTCGATCTGTCAGTCCCAGGAGAATAAACTCAGTCACCActgtgtcatttttctttaacattgtgTGTCTTTGGCTTCAAATGAGggctaaaagaaaggaaataaaaaacgtATGTCTTTTGCCACGTGTCCCTTACCCCCATCATATCATCTGATCAGTCTTCTCTAAAACTTGTAAGAACACttgtgacacaaagaaatagctGAGGAAATACGCAATTGATATTTTAAGCCTCTAAAATAGTATAGCGCTCCTTTTAGGGGGGCagtcatattttaaatgtttttctgcaaGTCCCCTCATGTTGAAAAGACTTTATATTCTCTGCAAGATTTATTACATTAGTTCACTTACAATTTCTTTAAATGCTATTGTGTTTCGAACATTGCAGTCCTTTGTTTCACCGTATATTTTTGACGTTGTATATAAATCCTGATCTATTTTGCGCAACTGAATAGAAGGACACACATCCCTGCAGAACCGGTCCTCCTGCCCCTCTGAACTCAAGACCAAGTCAAGCCGTTTGTTCCCTCACTCTGCAGCgcatgtcctttctctttttgtctcctCTCCTCAGAAGGCCCTCCTATCACCAAATCCTACTTAACTTTTAAGACTCAGCCTAGGATCTCCTTTGCTTTGTGTATTAATGCCAAATATCAAGGCCAAAAATTGGTTCATGAGACACAAAACTCAATCATATTCTTGGtataaaaaagatacatgtagagtacatactatacacacacacacacacacacacacacacacagaatttatacatacatatgtgtaaaatattcacatacatatatatctgggATATCAAGTATTCATTAGAAGAGAGATAAGGGAAACAATGTATTAAAAGTCTCCCTAATGATGAGGAGGagacaataataaagaaaagattgggggtgcctgggtggctcagtgggttaaagcctctgccttcgactcagttcatgatcccagggtcctgggatagagccctgcatcgggctctctgcttggcaggcagcctgcttcccccctctctctgcctgctgctctgcctacttgtgaactctgtctgtcaaataaataaataaataaatctttaaaaaaataaaaataaaaaaaagattgacaaaCATATCCatactttataataattttattgtaaCTCTGCCTCCTTTTCCATCttgtaaaaattaagaaaaattatataatataaagttAATTTAAGTTTTTCAATAGATGTAAATGATCTTACTGAAATAATAATCATTGATCATACCACTGAGTTAAGACATAAAATACCCTCAAATGCATCTCCCCATATTTCTGCAGGATAAATGTAACATAAAGACCATCAAGGGAAACATACACCTTCCTTCAATAACACACACTGCCTCCTACTCTTGGCTGTCAGGCCAAGGAGACAAGGATCATTTTGTAAGGCACTTACTTCATAGATGTCTCCGACATTCTTGTCCATTGTGTTGTCCATGCATTGTCCCATGTGCATTACTGTACACTTGTGCATTTTGGACTTACTGACCAGGATAATAAAATGCAAGACTAATCACCTAAATCAATATAATCATACTTATTTAGTATATTTCAAATAATCTTTGGTTCTggggtaatatttttttttaatgttttatttatttgacagagagaaatcataactaggcagagaggcgggctgagagagaggaggaagcaggctccctgcggagcggagagcccagtgtagggctcgatcccaggaccctggaatcacgacctgagctggacGCAGAGGCTTTATCTGGggtagtatttttaataaatatctacTGATTGACCCATAAATCATGTGTCAAGATAATTAATGTCTCTATTTTTTACTGTGGGTTAATGATGCAACACAAGCTTGAACATTTCAGATAATTTAACTGAGTACTTTATGACAATACCTTCCCTTTAAGAAACAAACACAGGCAGCCCCTCTTTCTACCCACAGGTCTTgttcccgtgctttaataaactacCATTTTACaacaaagatgtctcaagaattctttcttggtcgtcgactccggacctcagcccaccgaacctcatctcggttctagaacttcatcatatggCGCCCGAACGTGGGGCTGTGAgttttacatttggactctgagcttcggagcaaaattgtgtttttctacttggtgccgagactccattgctgcaatgacttcacgaCTACAGATaatccttaccacgcgcaaagacacttcttcactgtcaagagttggattcagctgcctccgcctttgtAACTCCCCTATACGTTCTTCAACTGATCAGTGTTGACCCAAGtgggtagggacagctctacgcccctattcagcaggaagaagttacagaagatgagatcTTCCACCTTCAactaccttaaagatttaagggtcaaaattgttcagggggaataatgagggagcaggaggctggctgaagacaaagcaagagctggcaccttgcaccccctctccacccgctcccctcagtaatgtgtgtgacattcctcaggcacccctgactgccataaacaaatagttaacttgcagaaatcacaatcctatgagacaggagtctccctctgTTTACAaaagtcctagagatctacaaacaaagaagctaccttatcaatagcacaatttccagaggcaaataactcagttcctcaaaccctaatgtcaccctcccctccataaacaaaactgaaggaggctgaggtagaaggaaatgtaaatatggTTACATCTCTTctgaacctaaatctcactaacaaagatgcttgatagcaggattgtgacatcccaccaagaatgtcccaactatcttgatgttaatggctagccaaaagacaacattgatctagctgcaaggcccctggtatctcggcaccttgtaggccctctttaatatatgaaagctccattgaaacctcccttcccctcaccttcttcCAACAgcaaggtacataacctgccatctctcacaacccggggcagcccCTCTTTCTACCCACTGGTCCTGTTCCTATGCTTTAATAAACTACCAttttgcaacaacaacaacaacaacaacaaagaaaaaaaaaagaaacaaaacacaacatcCTATGTAATTTGaacaaagaaaactcagaaagagGCATTTGTAGGAAGACAGAAGTGACTCTGGGGACAACTGAGGCTCTGCACTCTTGGTCTTCTCCCTAACTCTGAGATTTTCTCAAGTAGATGCTTGCTGGCCCTATGCAAACACCCAACAAATATAGAAGATTGGTCTTTATTTTAAGAAGGCTGATGTCTTCTGATAGGTGGTCATCATTCAGTTTGAAGTAGAAAAAGATTTAGTGAAGGCATCTGcatgaaatgcatttttaattaacGTTAAATAACTAATGTATGTCATAAACCTAAGAGTGGCTGATTCTCTATGAAGGGACATAGAGCATTATACAATAGGATGCTCGTAATTATGAAGAGTAGCATTGTTAACTTGGAAGGAACCAGAAcgatattcaacatcactcacTAATTTTCTTCATGAAGTAAGAGACAGTATACATGGTTAGGTCTTAAGAATCGTcaatgtgaggggcacctgggtggctcagtgggttaaagcctctgccttcagctcaggtcgtgatctcagggtcctgggatacagccccacatcgggctctctgctcagcagggagcctgcttccccctctctctctctctgcctgtttctctgcctgcttgtgatctctgtcaaataaataaataaaatcttaaaaaaaaaaacaaaagaatcatcAATGTGAAAAAGTACTGGGAGTCTGCAGAGAGACCTCCTGGCCAGAAAGCCCACATCCTCCAATTCCTAGCTATGGGGCTTGACcaagtttctttatttctctgtgtctAATTTTCCTCATGCATAAAATTTGGTTCTCATACCAACTCCCTCATATGAAGGATTTAATTCaggtaaaaactttaaaatgtgccTGACATAGAGAAAGCACTTAATAAGTCATAGCTATTATTATATTGGGTGGAAAATCCCAGTCTATTCTAAAATAATACTCAACATCAGTGTGCCTGGGTGTCTTAACCATTTAAGTGTctacatttggctcaggtcatgatctcgggattctgggatcgagccccaattcgggattcctgctcagtggggaatctgcttctccttctccctctgtcctactACCTCACTGctcctgcttgttctttctcaaataaataaacaaaatatttaaaataataataataataataataaaatgacactCAACAACTACATGTGAGTCTCAAGGACCAGAGTTTATCTCATTAGTTACAGCCTCAGTGGCACCTAGAACAATGCTTTCCCAAAATGGAGACAATCAGTCATTATATGTGGAATGAGTGTTCTTTCTAGTCTAGTTCTGTTTCCATTTGAACTTTTGCTCTATTGaacatttataaatacttttatttttagaagatcatTAGAATTTAAATCAAGATATTTGCTAATTCTTCAGtccataattttacttttattcactaaagtatttatttctacatttcaaaatatattttcacaatatCAAATCCTACCTGTGAAAGAAGCATAATTTCCCAATGATAGAATGGATAGAAGAACCTGAAAAGTTTATAATAGAAATGTCATACAGGGACCAAATCCCTATGGTTTAATTATTTCTAGCAACAAATCATTCAGACTACGAATAGCCCCTCTCTTATCCTCTGGTAAATCCTAACTAAGCTCATTGAGGATATGATTTTGGCCCATTCCCCAATGTCAACAGGAAATCAAATCTCCCAGGAATCATGAAGGATTGGGattcatcatttattttaaattatgcttGAATATCTTAGTATTTTTCCACTGGGGGCATAATAGGTTCTTCTGTTTACAACATGTAAGGTAGAATGGTGGCTGGTAAACAGAGAAAATTTTGCAGTCAGTCACGCGTACCATTGGAAGATCAATTGACTTCTGTTGAACTTGGGCTAGTTATCTACTAATTCTGAGCCTTgtgctttatctttattttttgtttttaatttttttttaataaagagagacagagacagagagcataggggtacaggcagaaggagaggaagagagagaatctcaaacaggctccacactcagcagtgAGCCCAAATGGGGCTCCGTtacaggaccttgagatcacaacctgaactgcaatcaagagtcagatgcttaacaaactgagccttccaggtaccacatgctttattttttttaataagaattataaTGCACACAGCTATGCATGTACTGTGGAAACTTGACAGATATACAGGCACTACAGATGTGCTGGTGATTCTCCCTTTGTCACCGCACCCCACCAAGAATTTTGCCTGTTCTTCTCTACCTTCCTTTGGCTCCCTGAAGCTTAACCCTTATGGATCACATCAACAGAGTTCCTTTGGTGTCCAGTTTCAGCAGAGTTTGGCCAATGGGAGAAACCAACAGGATATcagaagtgggagaaagagaaaagtagctccatttatttctcattttcttccagaTTCACAGTGAAGGTGCTAGAGTGGCTGCATCTTTCCAAGCAAAACTCCTGCTGAGCTGTGTGTTGGGGAAAGATGGCAGTCACAGACACACTTCCTGCTTCTAGCTCTCCTTGGATCTGGGGATTATAGTCACTGCCTGGTCACTTCAGAACAAAGGGTAGCCACTACTTCTTGCTGCTAGCTTCCAGATGCTTCAACTTCTCTGATTGATTTCTATAATTTTGCCTATAATCTGTATATCCTTTCACTAAACTCTCCTCATGTAAATAGTCTGAGTGAAATGTCATTTTGTGCCATGTCCCTAGAGAAACATAGGCCAGAGCAACACACAGTAGCTATTCAATAATGCTGCACTGGGAGTAGGAGCAACAAGAACAATTGTGGTAAGAATGATCAATCCTTTTGTTAAAGTTTTGGGATATATCTGGGTTTTGAAGGTTCTGGCCTGGAGCTCAAAAGGACCATTGAGTACTCTGCTTCTGGATCCTGAATCAACTGAGGGCCACACATATGAGTCAGATATTGTCATTACTAGAAGTACCACAGGCAGACTTGGATTTGACAAAGTGGCTGAGTCATACTTATGTGTTCCTTTCCACTGAATTGAAGTCACCCAGCATAACTCTtggtccttccttccctttccagaGCCATGGCCCATCAACACACCTGATGGAGACAATACATGTTCATTAATCACATAGAGAATTGGATGACTTGTATTTTGGACAGACAGCACACAGCAAGGATCCTTTGCATGATCTCACCAATCTCCACTCACCCTAATTGGATAAGCATGTGGTGTCCTTCAGAACTTTTTCCCCAAAGTCACCTAGAAACTAGGCATCATCCTTGTTACCATAGTGGCACCCCCTTTCATCTGTTTATGCATTCCAGAAACTTCCGGTTACCCTTGACTACCTGCTCTTATTCTCAATCTTGTCCAGAGCCTAATACCATtttcatgacttaaaaaaatttctgcttttaatttttgctattttaaaaatccatttatttcaTAGAACATATTGAATGAATACTACATGAAAGACTCTATGTGCTAAAATCCATATCCCACCAATCACAAAGTATTCAATATggaagttattttaaagattaactaAGTCAAGGCACACCTGGGTGGTtgagtcagttgagtgtccaactcttggtttgagctcaggtcatgagatcacttcagcagggagtctgcttaaagattctctccctctgccctctctctctttctctctcaaataaataaatattttaaaaagattaagtcAAATGTTTCAACTTGCATAGGGGTAAACTAAGGCTGAGAGGGGAAAGTTAAttgttcaaagtcacacagtgAATTAAAGGATGCTTTCATATCCATATGGCTAGGTGTCTCTAGTTGCTAGTTTTCAGAAACCACTAAAGACAGCATTTCAATTATCTCTAGCTAGtgcaaaattaaatttgtttttcacattggtattttctcttttttaataattttttatattgttatgttagtcaccaaactatatcattcatttctttttcacatcttaatttaattttttttcagtgttctgagattcatcatttatgcaccacacccattgctccatgccatatgtgtcctccttaatactcaccaccaggctcacccatcctaccactgcctcctctccaaaaccttcagtttgtttctcagagtccacagtctctcatggtgcaTTGCCCCCTCCGATTTAcaccaattcacttttcctttccttctcctaatgtcctccatgtcattccttatgctccataagtaagtgaatatcattttttttatgtagtgtagtgtcccatgattcactgtttgcatataacaccctgtgctctcTGCAATACATGacttccttaatatccatcactgtACTTTCATATTTTGTTATTCCTTCTTAAATTGTTACTCATATTTAGTGCAAGTAAAATAACTTATATTCATTAATACTGCTCTACTattttatattgcatatataatatgtgagtatatatgtgtgtattatgtatatatatgtatatatacatgtgccTATATGATTGACACATATAATGTAATGAACATATAATAtgatacaatgttacattagtttcatgtaTACAACATACTGATTTGACAGCTTTTCTACATTATGCTATACTCACCCTAAGTGTAGCCATTTCTTGTCACCATAAAACACTACTATAGTATAATTGACTATGTTCCCTATGATGCACCTCTTTTCCCcatgattcattcattccataactggaagcctatatctccAATTTGCTTTTCCCCATTTGGTTCCTCTCCCACCACCTTCCCcactggcaaccactaatttgttctttgtttttaagggACCATCTctgttttttgtgtatttattcatttcttttgggtttttttagatCCAtgtagtgaaatcatatggtatttgtctcttttttctgacTTGTTTTGCTAGCATATTATCCTCTAGGTCCagtcatgttgtcacaaatgacaagatctcatcctttttagtggccaagtaatattctataatatacatttatgcttcttctttaccattcatctatgaacacttgagttgcttccatattttggttattttaaacaatgctacaatgaacataggTATCCATATgtgtttttgaattagtgtttttcttttccttgggtAAACACCAAGTAGTGAAATTACTagattatacagtatttttaatctttaattttttgaggaaacttcatactgttttctacagtggtgGCACCAATTACTTACCCACCAACAATGAATAAGTGTTggcacatccttgccaacactgttTTCTAGCTTTGGGAttccagccattctgacaggtataaggggACATCTCtttgtagctttgatttgcatttccctgatggttagtgatgttgagcatcttcatATGCCTATTGGTCATCTAGGGATATAGGAGATGGAAAACATCCAACCCCTACAAAATGAGGgtggaaaaaagagaatgagaaggagaaagaaacacaatGCAATGCTTACACTCCAGTAAGAATGTGCTAGAGGGTAAAATAGCTCAAAAGACTAGCTGTCTGGAAAATTCTATTGTCCATTCAATTATAAACAAATGACAAAAGACTTTGTTtccaaaataaaggaagaaaaattaacaaaaatagcaggggaggtgaaccatgagagactacaaactctgaaaaacaatttgagggttttgaagggacgggggttgggaggttgggggaaccaggtggtgggtatcagagagggcatggattgcatggagcactgggtatggtgcaaaaacaatgaatactgttccgctaaaaagaaataaaaagttaaaaaaaaaaaacttctagcaAGTATTCATTGTAAGCATGGtctttcagcttctttattttttatatgtattctGTACAtataaaagaaaccaagaattCTAAACCACGTTGAATGAATACACTCACAATCCTACCAAAATAACTGTAAGGGGCTCATAGATCTCCCGGCTCTCACTATAAGGACTTTTCTGTTAGGGTAAGCTCAATCCCATGCTTAAAAATGTCCTTGCAtctgggaagcaaaggcaaaaatgaactgttgggatttcatcaagatcaaaagcttttgcacagcaaaggaaacagttaacaaaatcaaaagacaactgacagaatgggagaagatatttgcaaacgacatatcagataaaggactagtgtccaaaatctataaagaacttaacaaactcaacacccaaagaacaaataatccaatcaagaaatgggcagaggacatgaacagacgtttctgcaaagaagacatccagatggccaacagacacatgaaaaagtgctccatatctctcggcatcagggaaatacaaatcaaaaccacaatgagatatcacctcacaccagtcagaatggctaaaatcaacaagtcaggaaatgacagatgctggcgagaatgcggagaaaggggaaccctcctacactgttggtgggaatgcaagctggtgcaaccactctggaaaacagcatggaggttcctcaaaatgttgaaaatagaactgccccatgacccagcaattgcactactgggtatttaccctaaagatacaaacgtagtgatccaaagggacacgtgcacccgaatgtttatagcagcaatgtccacaatagccaaactatggaaagaacctagatgtccatcaacagatgaatggataaagaagatgtggtatttatacacaatggaatactatgcagccatcaaaagaaacgaaatcttgccatttgcgacaacatggatggaactagagcgtatcatgcttagcgaaataagtcaagcggagaaagacaactatcatatgatctccctgatatgaggaagtagtgatgcaacatgggggcttaagtgggtaggagaagaatccatgaaacaagatgggatagggagggagacaaaccctaagtgactcttaatctcacgaaacaaactgtgggttgctggggggaggggggttgggagaaggggggtagggttatggacattggggagggtatgtgcttttgggtaaattggagggggtggtgaaccatgagagactatggactctgaaaaacaatctgaggggtttgaagtggcagaggggtgggaggttggggtaccaggtggtgggtattgtagagggcacggcttgcattgagcactgggtgtggtgagaaaataatgaatactgtatttctgaaaataaataaattgggaaaaaaaatttttaaaaaatgtccttgcATCTTTCTATGGTAGTAGAAttattgtttgccttttttttaagggCTTTAAGAGTATTTTATTGATCACTTTATTGTCCCATTAACCCAGTgtgccatatatttttttaatttattttttatgtattttcagcataacagtattatttgCCTTTCTTAGTTCTTTTGCACCCACATGCTCCAGGGAGATCAATGGAAATTTCAAAAGCCTGTTTTTAGGAGAATTAGTTGAGGTTCAAACTCAAGAACTGAGAACAGAAAACATTGTTTGGGCATATTTCACACAAATAAGGTGCAAATTACTGTGTCTCAGTTTGAGACATTTTGTAATCTCCTCTTGTTTTATGTTCTAAAAGTAAAGaacataaaaacacaaacacatacttCTGGTTCTGAAATGCACCTATTTTCTCATCTCTGATTAAAGATATTCACTGAGTCCTTTCTAAGCTATGAAATGTAGCTGCATTTATACCAAGATGTGGAAGGTACAGAAAGGTCGTCAAGCAAGTCtcagaagatcttttttttttttttttttttaagattttatttatttatttgagagaaagagagagagcacaagaagggggagggtcagagggagaagcagattctccactgagcagggagcccaacataggactcgatcccgggactccaagatcatgaccccagccggaGGCAATcgcttagctaactgagccacccaggtgtcccagaagatCTTGAAAATAACATCAATGAGTGTTACATGGGAATTAGGCCTCTGCAGATTCATTAGGACACTCTGGGATCAGAAAGCTAATCAAATGTCTAGatcttattttccatcatttcaaATTTCCTGTTTGCCCTAAGATCTCTGGGGAAGGCAAACCAAAAATGTccatctcaaaattttttttatttgattttatgttttcagtgctccaagattcattctttatgctccacacccagtgctccacatcTCAAAATTTTGATGATCATctga
The genomic region above belongs to Neovison vison isolate M4711 chromosome 7, ASM_NN_V1, whole genome shotgun sequence and contains:
- the LOC122914456 gene encoding olfactory receptor 1030-like — translated: MLKKNDTVVTEFILLGLTDRAELQPVLFVVFLVIYLITVIGNVSMILLIRSDSKLHTPMYFFLSHLSFVDLCYTTNVSPQMLVHFLSKRKSISFLGCMIQFHFFIALVITDYYMLTVMAYDRYMAICKPLLYSSKMSRCVCFSLVATPYVYGFANGLAQTILMLRLSFCGPNEINHFYCADPPLLVLACSDTYVKETAMFVVAGSNLTCSLTIILISYIFIFSAILRIRSAEGRRKAFSTCGSHLTAVTIFYGTLFCMYLRPPSETSVEQGKIVAVFYIFVSPMLNPLIYSLRNKDVKSAIRKVFQKKLLY